The following are encoded in a window of Dryobates pubescens isolate bDryPub1 chromosome 25, bDryPub1.pri, whole genome shotgun sequence genomic DNA:
- the TESC gene encoding calcineurin B homologous protein 3: MGSAHSVPAEMRELADRTGFTSEQIEALHRRFKQLSRDQLTIRKENFDSIPDLEFNPIRGKIVHAFFDKRNLRQESEGLADEINFEDFLTIMSYFRPIEMNMDEEQLDRFRKEKLKFLFHMYDSDHDGKITLQEYRNVVEELLSGNPHLEKESARSIADGAMMEAASICVGQMGPDQVYEGITFEDFLKMWQGIDIETKMHVRFLNMETIAHCY; the protein is encoded by the exons ATGGGCTCCGCGCACTCCGTGCCCGCCGAGATGCGGGAGCTGGCCGACAGGACCGGCT TCACCTCCGAGCAGATCGAGGCCCTGCACCGGCGCTTCAAGCAGCTGAGCCGGGACCAGCTGACCATCCG CAAGGAGAACTTTGACAGCATCCCAGACCTGGAGTTCAACCCCATCAGGGGCAAAATCGTCCACGCCTTCTTCGACAAGCG GAACCTGCGGCAGGAGTCGGAGGGGCTGGCGGACGAGATCAACTTCGAAGACTTCCTGACCATCATGTCCTACTTCAGACCCATCGAGATGAACATGGACGAGGAGCAGCTCGACCGCTTCCGCAAAGAGAAACTCAAAt TCCTCTTCCACATGTATGACTCAGACCACGACGGGAAGATCACGCTGCAGGAGTACAGAAAT gtggtggaggagctgctgtcGGGGAACCCCCACCTGGAGAAGGAGTCTGCGCGGTCCATCGCCGACGGCGCCATGATGGAGGCGGCCAGCATCTGCGTGGGACAGATG GGACCAGACCAGGTGTATGAGGGCATCACCTTTGAAGACTTCCTTAAG ATGTGGCAGGGGATCGACATCGAGACCAAGATGCACGTTCGCTTCCTCAACATGGAGACCATTGCACACTGCTACTGA